The Vulpes lagopus strain Blue_001 chromosome 6, ASM1834538v1, whole genome shotgun sequence genome has a segment encoding these proteins:
- the KLHDC2 gene encoding kelch domain-containing protein 2 gives MADGNEDLRADDLPGPAYESYESMELACPAERSGHVAVGDGRHMFVWGGYKSNQVRGLYDFYLPREELWIYNMETGRWKKINTEGDVPPSMSGSCAVCVDRVLYLFGGHHSRGNTNKFYMLDSRSTDRVLQWERIDCQGIPPSSKDKLGVWVYKNKLIFFGGYGYLPEDKVLGTFEFDETSFWNSSHPRGWNDHVHILDTETFIWSQPITTGKAPSPRAAHACATVGNKGFVFGGRYRDARMNDLHYLNLDTWEWNELIPQGICPVGRSWHSLTPVSSDHLFLFGGFTTDKQPLSDAWTYCISKNEWIQFNHPYTEKPRLWHTACASDEGEVIVFGGCANNLLVHHRAAHSNEILIFSVQPKSLVRLSLEAVICFKEMLANSWNCLPKHLLHSVNQRFGSNNTSGS, from the exons ATGGCTGATGGCAACGAGGATCTGCGGGCGGACGACTTGCCGGGGCCAGCCTACGAGAGCTATGAGTCCATGGAGCTCGCCTGCCCCGCCGAGCGCAGCGGCCACGTAGCCGTCGGCGACGGGCGCCACATGTTCGTCTGGGGCGGCTACAAG agtAATCAAGTCAGAGGATTATATGACTTTTATCTGCCTAGAGAAGAACTATGGATCTACAACATGGAGACTGGAAGATG gaaaaaaattaacacagaagGAGATGTTCCTCCTTCCATGTCAGGAAGCTGTGCTGTGTGTGTAGACAGGGTGCTTTACTTGTTTGGAGGACACCATTCAAGAGGCAATACAAATAAG TTCTACATGCTGGATTCAAGGTCTACTGACAGAGTATTACAGTGGGAAAGGATTGACTGCCAAGGAATTCCTCCATCATCAAAGGACAAACTTGGTGTCTGGGTATATAAAAACAA GTTAATATTTTTTGGAGGTTATGGTTATTTACCTGAAGATAAAGTATTGGGAACTTTTGAATTTGATGAAACATCTTTTTGG AATTCCAGTCACCCAAGAGGATGGAATGATCATGTACATATTTTAGACACTGAAACATTTATCTGGAGTCAGCCTATCACTACT GGTAAAGCACCTTCACCTCGTGCTGCCCATGCTTGTGCAACTGTTGGAAACAAAGGCTTTGTGTTTGGAGGCAGATACCGA GATGCCAGAATGAATGATCTTCACTATCTTAATCTGGATACATGGGAGTGGAATGAATT aattccacAAGGCATATGCCCAGTTGGCCGATCGTGGCACTCACTAACACCAGTTTCTTCAgatcatctctttctctttggagGATTTACCACTGATAAACAGCCActaa GTGATGCCTGGACTTACTGCATCAGTAAAAATGAATGGATACAGTTTAATCATCCCTATACTGAAAAACCAAG attatGGCATACAGCTTGTGCCAGTGACGAAGGAGAAGTAATTGTTTTTGGTGGGTGCGCCAACAACCTTCTTGTCCATCACAGAGCT gCACACAGTAATGAAATACTTATATTTTCAGTTCAACCAAAATCTCTTGTAAG GCTAAGCTTAGAAGCAGTCATTTGCTTTAAAGAAATGTTAGCCAACTCGTGGAACTGCCTTCCAAAACACTTACTTCACAGTGTTAATCAGAGGTTTGGTAGTAACAACACTTCTGGATCTTAA